From Burkholderia pseudomultivorans, the proteins below share one genomic window:
- a CDS encoding GreA/GreB family elongation factor — translation MKQRLYQLTELDVARLEKHAEHNPRFQTMLDTLLERADIVRPDAIKANVVTMNSQITLLDETTQEQATWTIVYPDAANLELGRLNVFSPVGMALLGTQRGQLVKVTQPSGAEKLMKVAEIVFQPEANGEYTR, via the coding sequence ATGAAACAACGTCTTTACCAGCTGACCGAACTCGACGTCGCTCGTCTCGAAAAGCACGCCGAACACAACCCGCGCTTCCAGACGATGCTCGACACGCTGCTCGAGCGCGCCGACATCGTTCGACCGGACGCGATCAAGGCGAACGTCGTCACGATGAACTCGCAGATCACGCTGCTCGATGAAACGACCCAGGAACAGGCGACCTGGACGATTGTTTATCCGGACGCCGCCAATCTCGAACTGGGGCGCCTGAACGTCTTCTCGCCGGTCGGGATGGCGCTGCTGGGCACGCAGCGCGGCCAGCTGGTGAAGGTGACGCAGCCGAGCGGCGCGGAAAAGCTAATGAAGGTTGCGGAAATCGTGTTCCAGCCGGAAGCGAACGGCGAATACACGCGCTGA
- a CDS encoding MFS transporter — protein sequence MSRLDYTLLGPCLLAIAIDAMGFGLVYPMMSAIFSDPHAGILPADAGAHARNFYLGLGYGIYPLCMFFGSSLMGELSDRYGRRRILLLCVLGLAAGYGMMAAGAWHASVALLLAGRGLTGLMAGCQGIAQAAITDLSTPENKAYNMSIMSLAFSAGVIVGPVLGGVASDRTISPLFDYGTPFVLVAALSLLCGGWTWASYRDTAAPRGDTRIDPLLPLRIIWQAASQRNVAFLSVVFFLMQVGYGLYLQTIMLLLQAKFGYTSARLGLFSGVIGICFVFGLLFVVRLMLRVWRVVDIAKTGLLVAGIGQILSALFPHEPVLWALAMVVGCFDMVAYTTMYTAFSDAVSEDRQGWALGVAGSVMAVAWVVTGALTNLLPVVGETGLLLIGGAGFVLSFLMMVAYGRTRGSARTAALS from the coding sequence ATGTCCCGGCTCGACTACACACTGCTCGGCCCCTGCCTGCTCGCCATCGCGATCGACGCGATGGGCTTCGGGCTCGTCTACCCGATGATGTCCGCGATCTTCAGCGATCCGCATGCGGGCATCCTGCCGGCCGACGCCGGCGCGCACGCGCGCAACTTCTATCTCGGTCTCGGCTACGGGATCTATCCGCTCTGCATGTTTTTCGGCTCGTCGCTGATGGGCGAGCTGTCGGACCGCTACGGCCGGCGCAGGATCCTGCTGCTGTGCGTGCTCGGCCTTGCGGCCGGCTACGGGATGATGGCTGCCGGCGCGTGGCACGCGAGCGTCGCGCTGCTGCTCGCGGGGCGCGGCCTCACGGGCCTGATGGCCGGCTGCCAGGGCATCGCGCAGGCGGCCATCACCGACCTCAGCACGCCCGAGAACAAGGCGTACAACATGAGCATCATGTCGCTCGCGTTCAGCGCGGGCGTGATCGTCGGCCCGGTGCTCGGCGGCGTCGCGTCGGACCGGACGATCTCGCCGCTGTTCGACTACGGCACGCCGTTCGTGCTGGTCGCCGCGCTGTCGCTGCTCTGCGGGGGCTGGACCTGGGCGTCGTATCGCGACACGGCCGCGCCGCGCGGCGACACGCGCATCGATCCGCTGCTGCCGCTGCGGATCATCTGGCAGGCCGCGAGCCAGCGCAACGTCGCGTTCCTGTCGGTGGTGTTCTTCCTGATGCAGGTCGGCTACGGGCTCTACCTGCAGACCATCATGCTGCTGCTGCAGGCGAAGTTCGGCTATACGAGCGCGCGGCTCGGGCTGTTCAGCGGCGTGATCGGCATCTGCTTCGTGTTCGGGCTGCTATTCGTCGTGCGGCTGATGCTGCGCGTATGGCGCGTCGTCGACATCGCGAAGACGGGGCTGCTGGTCGCCGGCATCGGCCAGATCCTGTCCGCGCTGTTTCCGCACGAGCCCGTGCTGTGGGCGCTCGCGATGGTCGTCGGCTGCTTCGACATGGTCGCCTATACGACGATGTACACGGCGTTCTCGGACGCCGTCAGCGAGGACCGGCAGGGCTGGGCGCTCGGCGTCGCCGGCTCGGTGATGGCCGTGGCGTGGGTCGTGACGGGCGCGCTGACGAACCTGCTGCCGGTGGTCGGCGAGACCGGCCTGCTGCTGATCGGCGGCGCCGGCTTCGTGCTCAGCTTCCTGATGATGGTCGCGTACGGGCGCACGCGGGGCAGTGCGAGGACGGCTGCGCTGTCGTAG
- a CDS encoding nuclear transport factor 2 family protein, producing MSSLRSSARAAAACVLLAASTAAPAAGPTTRDVAAEAANRQLVLTFYDRFFNQHEAVEAAAVVADDYRQHNPHVPDGKQPFVSYFVGAFKKNPESRARVVRSAAEGDLVYLHVHATEHPGDRGEAVVDIFRVKDGRIVEHWDVIQPVPEQAANANTMF from the coding sequence ATGTCATCGCTCCGCTCTTCCGCTCGCGCCGCTGCCGCCTGTGTCCTGCTCGCCGCATCGACCGCCGCGCCGGCCGCCGGCCCGACCACGCGCGACGTGGCCGCCGAAGCCGCCAACCGCCAGCTCGTGCTGACCTTCTACGACCGCTTCTTCAACCAGCACGAAGCGGTCGAAGCCGCGGCCGTGGTCGCCGACGACTACAGGCAGCACAACCCGCACGTGCCCGACGGCAAGCAGCCGTTCGTGTCGTATTTCGTCGGCGCGTTCAAGAAGAATCCCGAATCGCGTGCGCGGGTCGTGCGCAGCGCGGCCGAAGGCGACCTCGTCTACCTGCACGTGCACGCGACCGAGCATCCGGGCGATCGCGGCGAAGCGGTCGTCGACATCTTCCGCGTGAAGGACGGCAGGATCGTCGAGCACTGGGACGTGATCCAGCCGGTACCCGAACAGGCCGCGAACGCGAACACGATGTTCTGA
- a CDS encoding cysteine hydrolase family protein, which translates to MQHPTIRTLAGATAPTSIDAARTALLVIDFQNEYFSGRLPIPDGARALGNAQRVIAFADRAGIPVFHVQHVGPADGPLFADGSDAFRFHADLQPAPHHTVVQKTSVSVFPTTDIDARLKAAGIDTLIVTGLMTHACVAGAARDAVPLGYAVIVVDDACATRELDVAAGGTVPHDALHRATLAALTDVFGDVLTTEQVLALHVA; encoded by the coding sequence ATGCAACATCCGACCATCCGTACCCTGGCCGGCGCAACGGCGCCGACGTCGATCGATGCGGCGCGCACCGCGCTGCTGGTGATCGATTTCCAGAACGAATATTTCAGCGGCCGGCTGCCGATTCCGGACGGCGCACGCGCACTCGGCAATGCGCAGCGCGTGATCGCGTTCGCGGACCGCGCGGGCATTCCGGTATTTCACGTGCAGCATGTCGGCCCGGCCGACGGCCCGCTGTTCGCCGACGGCAGCGACGCGTTCCGGTTCCATGCCGACCTGCAGCCGGCGCCGCATCACACGGTCGTGCAAAAGACCTCGGTCAGCGTGTTTCCGACCACCGACATCGACGCGCGCCTGAAGGCGGCCGGCATCGACACGCTGATCGTCACCGGCCTGATGACGCATGCATGCGTCGCCGGCGCGGCACGCGATGCGGTGCCGCTCGGCTACGCGGTGATCGTCGTCGACGACGCCTGCGCGACGCGCGAGCTCGACGTCGCGGCCGGCGGCACGGTGCCGCACGATGCCCTCCACCGCGCGACGCTGGCCGCGTTGACGGACGTGTTCGGCGACGTGCTGACGACCGAGCAGGTGCTCGCGCTGCACGTCGCCTGA
- a CDS encoding YXWGXW repeat-containing protein gives MNRRSLLRALGSTAIFASAGGWLHTAAAQPAPPGHRPPDPHRKPGKPPHSNRPGFGPPPPRHDRRPPPPRAHGYLWTDGYWRWQHGRYIWVPGRWVARRPGHRWIPGYWRRQGHVWVYVDGYWR, from the coding sequence ATGAATCGACGCTCGTTGTTGCGCGCCCTCGGATCGACCGCGATCTTCGCCAGCGCCGGCGGCTGGCTGCACACGGCCGCCGCCCAGCCCGCGCCGCCGGGCCATCGGCCGCCCGACCCGCATCGCAAGCCCGGCAAGCCGCCTCATTCGAACCGCCCCGGTTTCGGGCCGCCGCCGCCGCGGCACGACCGCCGTCCGCCGCCGCCGCGGGCGCATGGCTATCTGTGGACCGACGGTTACTGGCGCTGGCAGCACGGCCGCTATATATGGGTGCCCGGCCGCTGGGTCGCGCGACGCCCCGGCCATCGCTGGATTCCCGGCTACTGGCGCCGCCAGGGCCATGTGTGGGTCTACGTCGACGGCTACTGGCGATAG
- a CDS encoding MFS transporter produces the protein MRLQETRMRADSGRNTRHRQVVAAVIGNTLEWYDFIVYGFFSGIIARLFFPADSQYASLLMSLATFGVGFFMRPVGGILLGLYADRKGRKAAMQLIILLMTLSIALITFAPPYAAIGPAAPILIVIARLLQGFATGGEYASATSFLVESAPAHRRGLYGSWQLIGQCLAVFSGAAIGAWATQSLSAGALDSWGWRVPFALGLLIGPVGLWIRRHMEETDAFVEASKSPAEPPATVARVLRDNLRGVLVSMGQTITGTAVFYVMLVNMPTFANRTFGLPLDQVFEAQMAAVALLTLTIPVAAMVSDRIGRRPVLLAGMLALLTVTYPLFSWLAAAPSVGRLLVMQLVICTIIGVTYGPAPTALAEQFATRTRSTGIALAYNIAVMIFGGFAPFIVTWLTRASGSPVAPAWYVLFAASFGLAASVFMRDGAPCVLARRQFRGEPLTSAE, from the coding sequence ATGAGACTGCAGGAGACACGCATGCGCGCTGATTCAGGTCGGAACACGCGGCATCGGCAAGTGGTTGCCGCTGTCATCGGCAATACCCTCGAGTGGTACGACTTCATCGTTTACGGGTTCTTCTCCGGCATCATCGCGAGACTGTTCTTTCCGGCCGACAGCCAGTACGCATCGCTGCTGATGTCGCTGGCGACGTTCGGCGTCGGCTTCTTCATGCGTCCGGTCGGCGGCATCCTGCTCGGGCTCTATGCGGACCGCAAGGGCCGCAAGGCCGCGATGCAGCTGATCATCCTGCTGATGACGCTGTCGATCGCGCTGATCACGTTCGCGCCGCCCTATGCGGCGATCGGCCCCGCCGCGCCGATCCTGATCGTGATCGCCCGGCTGCTGCAGGGCTTTGCGACCGGCGGCGAATACGCGAGCGCGACGTCGTTCCTCGTCGAAAGCGCGCCCGCGCACCGGCGCGGCCTGTACGGATCGTGGCAGCTGATCGGCCAGTGTCTCGCGGTGTTCTCGGGCGCGGCGATCGGCGCGTGGGCCACGCAGTCGCTGTCGGCCGGCGCGCTCGACAGCTGGGGCTGGCGCGTGCCGTTCGCGCTCGGGCTGCTGATCGGGCCGGTCGGGCTGTGGATCCGCCGCCATATGGAGGAGACCGACGCGTTCGTCGAAGCCAGCAAGTCGCCGGCCGAGCCGCCGGCCACCGTCGCGCGCGTGCTGCGCGACAACCTGCGCGGCGTGCTGGTGTCGATGGGGCAGACGATCACGGGCACGGCCGTGTTCTACGTGATGCTCGTCAACATGCCGACCTTCGCGAACCGGACCTTCGGGCTGCCGCTCGACCAGGTGTTCGAGGCGCAGATGGCGGCGGTCGCACTGCTGACGCTGACGATCCCGGTGGCGGCGATGGTGTCCGACCGCATCGGCCGCCGGCCCGTGCTGCTCGCCGGCATGCTGGCGCTGCTGACGGTCACTTATCCGCTGTTCTCCTGGCTGGCCGCCGCGCCGAGCGTCGGCCGCCTGCTCGTGATGCAGCTGGTGATCTGCACGATCATCGGCGTGACCTACGGCCCTGCGCCGACCGCGCTCGCCGAGCAGTTCGCGACGCGCACGCGGTCGACCGGCATCGCGCTCGCATACAACATCGCGGTGATGATCTTCGGCGGCTTCGCGCCGTTCATCGTCACGTGGCTGACGCGTGCGAGCGGCTCGCCCGTGGCGCCCGCGTGGTACGTGCTGTTCGCGGCGTCGTTCGGGCTGGCCGCGAGCGTGTTCATGCGCGACGGCGCACCGTGCGTGCTCGCGCGCCGGCAGTTTCGCGGCGAGCCGCTGACCAGTGCCGAATAA
- a CDS encoding amidohydrolase, translated as MQYADTVYLNGLLYTGDAQRRFAQALAAKDGKIVAVGRDDDIRPLAGPATRTVDLAGRLMLPGLIDGHVHPLEGHQILGDFDLSGINDPDAILQRIRACADATPNESWVYLGGANLAAFGAYPTRELLDRIVPDRPLLVVGFDVHSGCLNTKGLEAAGITADMPDPAGGVYERDASGAPNGVVHEAAFYRVCPIIPQLSPAGYPKSLAKAHAMAHGYGITGWFDARVEEAELKAYAQAQRAGKLKAYMSAGLYANPRRDPREQIERFVAWRREYERDNLRLHTVKIFVDGVPESKTAALLEPYAGTDDCGLALWSQDALDEICLLADTAGFDLHFHTLADRAVRMTLDALEHVQRRNGMRDRRAQLAHLQIVDPADMGRFNRLGAIASVQTLWTAARAEQQQLYRDLLGEERTARNYPFRSMRNAGVMLAAGSDWSVSTMDPMQIIQTGVTHRLIDQPDSPPWNPHECLDLLTMLEAYTVNTAYALRFDDCTGSLEAGKDASFAILDRNPFQHPVETFAQTRVLETCFRGEVVHAAPGWAD; from the coding sequence ATGCAATACGCCGATACCGTCTATCTGAACGGCCTGCTTTACACGGGCGACGCGCAGCGCCGCTTCGCCCAGGCGCTCGCCGCGAAGGACGGCAAGATCGTCGCCGTCGGTCGCGACGACGACATCCGCCCGCTGGCCGGCCCCGCGACCCGAACGGTCGACCTGGCCGGCAGGCTGATGCTGCCGGGCCTCATCGACGGCCACGTGCATCCGCTCGAAGGCCATCAGATCCTCGGCGACTTCGACCTGTCCGGCATCAACGATCCGGACGCGATCCTGCAGCGCATCCGCGCGTGCGCCGACGCGACGCCGAACGAGTCGTGGGTGTATCTCGGCGGCGCCAACCTCGCCGCATTCGGCGCGTATCCGACGCGCGAACTGCTCGACCGCATCGTGCCCGACCGGCCGCTGCTGGTGGTCGGCTTCGACGTGCACAGCGGCTGTCTGAACACGAAGGGGCTCGAGGCGGCCGGCATCACGGCAGACATGCCGGACCCGGCGGGCGGCGTCTACGAGCGCGATGCGTCGGGTGCACCGAACGGCGTCGTGCACGAAGCGGCGTTCTACCGCGTGTGCCCGATCATTCCGCAACTGAGCCCGGCCGGCTATCCGAAGTCGCTCGCGAAAGCGCACGCGATGGCGCACGGCTACGGCATCACGGGCTGGTTCGACGCGCGCGTCGAGGAAGCCGAGCTGAAGGCGTATGCGCAAGCGCAGCGCGCCGGCAAGCTGAAGGCATACATGAGCGCGGGCCTCTATGCGAACCCGCGCCGCGATCCGCGCGAGCAGATCGAACGCTTCGTCGCGTGGCGTCGCGAGTACGAGCGCGACAACCTGCGCCTGCATACCGTGAAGATCTTCGTCGACGGCGTGCCCGAATCGAAAACCGCCGCACTGCTCGAGCCGTATGCCGGCACCGACGACTGCGGCCTCGCGCTGTGGAGCCAGGACGCGCTCGACGAGATCTGTCTGCTCGCCGATACGGCCGGCTTCGACCTGCACTTCCATACGCTCGCCGATCGCGCAGTGCGAATGACGCTCGATGCACTCGAACACGTGCAGCGCCGCAACGGCATGCGCGACCGGCGCGCGCAGCTCGCGCACCTGCAGATCGTCGACCCGGCCGACATGGGCCGCTTCAACCGGCTCGGCGCGATCGCGAGCGTGCAGACGCTGTGGACCGCCGCACGCGCCGAACAGCAGCAGCTCTATCGCGACCTGCTCGGTGAAGAACGCACCGCGCGCAACTATCCGTTCCGCAGCATGCGCAATGCAGGCGTGATGCTCGCGGCCGGTTCGGACTGGTCGGTCAGCACGATGGATCCGATGCAGATCATCCAGACCGGCGTCACGCACCGCTTGATCGACCAGCCGGACAGCCCGCCGTGGAACCCGCACGAGTGCCTCGACCTGCTGACGATGCTCGAAGCCTACACGGTGAACACCGCGTACGCGCTGCGTTTCGACGACTGTACGGGCTCGCTCGAAGCGGGCAAGGACGCCAGCTTCGCGATCCTCGACCGCAATCCGTTCCAGCACCCGGTCGAGACCTTCGCGCAGACGCGCGTGCTCGAAACCTGCTTCCGCGGCGAGGTCGTGCACGCCGCGCCGGGCTGGGCCGATTGA
- a CDS encoding helix-turn-helix transcriptional regulator, translating to MSPAHLSLSRAGDLVASLGSPQFPARLWAWLRETVDPQSHYSVATRYRRGATSQSVDGVDVLFFAGGDDPDGTRHALDLYARGDWRSDTLLPHIERLTDSQLVFSCNQDIDTATEYGRYFALGELGEDCTLLGSERDYVYAFSLFRRRGQPSYTLAELNLLRQLGDFVLPLLIQHARLARLAPRPDEDALLQRFEQRLSASGAALSQRERLVCRAVLQGRPIPQIADTLALKPSSVRTYLGRALAKLGVANRAGLFAWCVTDEEPPAQRA from the coding sequence ATGAGCCCCGCCCACCTTTCCCTGAGCCGAGCCGGCGATCTGGTCGCCAGCCTCGGCAGCCCGCAGTTCCCCGCCCGGCTGTGGGCCTGGCTGCGCGAAACCGTCGATCCGCAGTCCCATTACAGCGTCGCGACGCGCTACCGCCGCGGCGCGACGTCGCAATCGGTCGACGGCGTCGACGTGCTGTTCTTCGCCGGCGGCGACGATCCCGACGGCACGCGCCACGCGCTCGACCTGTATGCACGGGGCGACTGGCGCTCCGACACGCTGCTCCCCCATATCGAACGCCTGACCGATTCGCAACTGGTGTTCTCGTGCAATCAGGACATCGACACGGCCACCGAATACGGCCGCTATTTCGCGCTCGGCGAACTCGGCGAAGACTGCACGCTGCTCGGCAGCGAGCGCGACTATGTCTACGCGTTCTCGCTGTTTCGCCGGCGCGGCCAGCCGTCCTATACGCTGGCCGAGCTGAACCTGCTGCGACAGCTTGGCGATTTCGTGCTGCCGCTGCTGATCCAGCACGCGCGGCTCGCGCGACTGGCACCGCGCCCGGACGAAGACGCGCTGCTGCAGCGGTTCGAGCAGCGGCTGTCGGCGAGCGGCGCGGCGCTGTCGCAACGCGAGCGACTCGTGTGCCGCGCGGTACTGCAGGGTCGCCCGATCCCGCAGATCGCCGACACGCTCGCGCTCAAGCCGAGCAGCGTGCGCACCTATCTCGGCCGCGCGCTCGCGAAACTCGGCGTCGCGAACCGGGCCGGACTGTTCGCCTGGTGCGTGACCGACGAGGAACCGCCCGCGCAGCGGGCATGA
- a CDS encoding LysR family transcriptional regulator has translation MRNRINEEITFRKLEVLLAFMEAGSLAKAAEALGVSTVSVHRALHTLEEGMHCALFRHEGRNLIPTEAAQVLAEVAGEVIKTMTDGIRATREAAGYGAGQLKIGSLYSLTIRTVPEVVIALKERRPELQAELVLGSNADLLDKLRQGAIDATLMALPEPDAEIESIALFEDEMFFAAPIDSPYARCDAIDLGACRDEPFVSLGDGFATHQGFTEAFRAAGITPNVAMRVGDIFSLINLVSGGVGYSLLPGRVRDLFAHKIALVPLAGHTIRQTIGLSFLHRRERDPNLLALATVCRLTVKASNPG, from the coding sequence ATGCGCAACCGCATCAACGAAGAGATCACCTTCCGCAAGCTCGAGGTGCTCCTCGCGTTCATGGAAGCCGGCAGTCTCGCGAAAGCGGCCGAAGCGCTCGGCGTCAGCACGGTCAGCGTGCACCGCGCGCTGCATACGCTGGAAGAAGGCATGCATTGCGCGCTGTTCCGCCACGAAGGCCGCAACCTGATCCCGACCGAAGCCGCGCAGGTGCTGGCCGAAGTCGCCGGCGAAGTGATCAAGACGATGACCGACGGGATTCGCGCGACGCGCGAGGCGGCCGGCTACGGCGCGGGCCAGCTGAAGATCGGCTCGCTCTATTCGCTGACGATCCGCACCGTCCCCGAGGTCGTGATCGCGCTGAAGGAGCGTCGCCCGGAGCTGCAGGCCGAGCTCGTGCTCGGTTCGAACGCGGACCTGCTCGACAAGCTCAGGCAGGGCGCGATCGATGCGACGCTGATGGCGCTGCCGGAACCCGACGCGGAAATCGAGTCGATCGCGCTGTTCGAGGACGAGATGTTCTTCGCCGCGCCGATCGATTCGCCGTATGCGCGCTGCGATGCGATCGATCTCGGCGCCTGCCGCGACGAGCCGTTCGTGTCGCTCGGCGACGGCTTCGCGACGCATCAAGGCTTCACCGAAGCGTTTCGCGCCGCCGGGATTACGCCGAACGTCGCGATGCGGGTCGGCGACATCTTCTCGCTGATCAATCTCGTGTCGGGCGGCGTCGGCTATTCGCTGCTGCCCGGTCGCGTACGCGACCTGTTCGCGCACAAGATCGCGCTCGTGCCGCTCGCCGGCCACACGATCCGCCAGACGATCGGCCTGAGCTTCCTGCACCGTCGCGAACGCGACCCGAACCTGCTCGCGCTCGCGACCGTCTGCCGGCTGACGGTCAAGGCCTCGAATCCGGGCTGA
- a CDS encoding porin encodes MNKTLIVAAAAASFATVAHAQSSVTLYGVLDAGITYQSNVASKSLWSMGSGIDQSRFGLRGSEDLGGGLKAIFTLESGFNIGNGRLGNNGGMFNRQAFVGLSSQYGTVTLGKQYDATQDYLAPLTATGSWGGTYFAHPFNNDRLSTNGDVALNNSIKYTSANYAGLQFGGTYSFSNNQNFGNNRAYSGGLSYQFQGLKLGAAYSQANLGDGTNANGATNIAAQGRVRTYGAAAGYAFGPAQVGAAWTQSRIDNRAAGAPTVRADNYEVNAKYNLTPALGLGAAYTYTNAKVNGGSSHWNQFGLQADYALSKRTDVYAQAVYQRGAKNNAFGTSIYNGDLSTEPSSSINQTAATVGLRHRF; translated from the coding sequence ATGAACAAGACTCTGATCGTTGCAGCAGCTGCAGCATCGTTCGCAACCGTCGCTCACGCGCAAAGCAGCGTCACGCTGTACGGCGTGCTGGACGCAGGCATCACCTACCAAAGCAACGTCGCCAGCAAGTCGCTGTGGTCGATGGGCTCGGGCATCGACCAAAGCCGTTTCGGCCTGCGTGGCTCGGAAGACCTCGGCGGCGGCCTGAAGGCAATCTTCACGTTGGAAAGCGGCTTCAACATCGGTAACGGCCGTCTGGGCAACAACGGCGGCATGTTCAACCGTCAAGCTTTCGTCGGCCTGTCGAGCCAGTACGGCACGGTCACGCTGGGCAAGCAGTATGACGCAACCCAAGACTACCTGGCGCCGCTGACGGCAACGGGTTCGTGGGGCGGCACGTACTTCGCTCACCCGTTCAACAACGACCGTCTGAGCACGAACGGCGACGTCGCGCTGAACAACTCGATCAAGTACACGAGCGCCAACTACGCTGGCCTGCAATTCGGCGGCACGTACTCGTTCTCGAACAACCAGAACTTCGGCAACAACCGTGCATACAGCGGCGGTCTGTCGTACCAGTTCCAGGGCCTGAAGCTGGGTGCAGCGTACTCGCAAGCTAACCTGGGCGACGGTACCAACGCCAACGGCGCGACGAACATCGCTGCACAAGGCCGCGTCCGTACGTACGGTGCTGCTGCTGGTTACGCATTCGGCCCGGCACAAGTCGGTGCTGCATGGACGCAATCGCGTATCGACAACCGTGCTGCAGGCGCTCCGACGGTGCGTGCTGACAACTACGAAGTCAACGCAAAGTACAACCTGACGCCGGCTCTCGGCCTGGGCGCAGCTTACACGTACACGAACGCGAAGGTTAACGGTGGCAGCTCGCACTGGAACCAGTTCGGCCTGCAAGCTGACTACGCGCTGTCGAAGCGCACCGACGTGTACGCACAAGCTGTGTACCAGCGCGGCGCGAAGAACAACGCGTTCGGCACGTCGATCTACAACGGCGACCTGTCGACCGAGCCGAGCTCGTCGATCAACCAAACCGCAGCAACGGTTGGTCTGCGTCACCGCTTCTAA
- a CDS encoding DUF4148 domain-containing protein: MKSIIYAAIAATVIATPVASFAQSEQGLTRDQVKAELVQLEQNGYKPLASDSQYPSDIQAAEQRIQPNQPMLAHADTSGYGAVATGTEQSGRRMTREAPNPVNSVYFGN; encoded by the coding sequence ATGAAGTCGATCATCTACGCAGCGATTGCCGCTACCGTTATCGCGACCCCGGTCGCATCGTTCGCACAGTCCGAGCAGGGGCTGACGCGCGACCAGGTCAAGGCCGAACTCGTGCAGCTCGAACAGAACGGCTACAAGCCGCTGGCGAGCGATTCGCAATACCCGAGCGACATCCAGGCGGCCGAACAGCGGATCCAGCCGAACCAGCCGATGCTCGCCCATGCCGATACGAGCGGCTACGGTGCAGTGGCGACGGGCACCGAACAATCGGGCCGCCGCATGACGCGCGAAGCGCCGAACCCCGTGAACTCCGTGTATTTCGGTAACTGA
- a CDS encoding CBS domain-containing protein, which translates to MSTTVAQILKAKPDAGRTIYTVTKADLVYDAIKLMAEKGIGALLVVDGDDIAGIVTERDYARKVVLQDRSSKATRVEEIMTAKVRYVEPSQTTDECMALMTEHRMRHLPVLDDGKLVGLISIGDLVKSVIADQQFTISQLEHYIHGTPAVTSA; encoded by the coding sequence ATGAGCACGACTGTCGCGCAGATTCTCAAGGCCAAGCCGGACGCCGGCCGCACAATCTATACCGTCACGAAAGCCGACCTCGTCTACGACGCCATCAAGCTGATGGCCGAAAAAGGCATCGGCGCATTGCTGGTCGTGGACGGCGACGACATCGCGGGCATCGTCACCGAGCGCGACTACGCGCGCAAGGTCGTGCTGCAGGATCGCTCGTCGAAGGCCACCCGCGTCGAGGAGATCATGACGGCCAAGGTGCGCTATGTCGAACCGTCGCAAACGACCGACGAGTGCATGGCGTTGATGACCGAGCACCGGATGCGCCACCTCCCCGTGCTCGACGACGGCAAGCTGGTCGGCCTCATCTCGATCGGCGACCTCGTGAAAAGCGTGATTGCCGACCAGCAGTTCACGATCAGCCAGCTCGAACACTACATCCACGGCACGCCCGCGGTCACGTCCGCCTGA
- a CDS encoding winged helix-turn-helix transcriptional regulator, translating into MPLPPADDSVELDQPCPIRDVLDRIGDQWSLLVLEALSGGTMRFNELGRAIGDVSNQMLSRTLKRLEQDGFVNRTLYAEVPPRVEYALTDLGRSFMTPMQAMIRWADEHHRAICAARRHARMQEGGVS; encoded by the coding sequence ATGCCGCTTCCGCCCGCCGACGACTCCGTCGAACTCGATCAGCCGTGTCCGATCCGCGATGTGCTCGACCGCATCGGCGACCAATGGAGCCTGCTCGTGCTCGAAGCGCTGTCCGGCGGAACGATGCGATTCAACGAGCTCGGCCGTGCGATCGGCGATGTGTCGAACCAGATGCTGTCGCGCACGCTCAAGCGGCTCGAGCAGGATGGTTTCGTCAACCGCACGCTGTACGCCGAAGTGCCGCCGCGCGTCGAATACGCGCTGACCGATCTCGGGCGCTCTTTCATGACGCCGATGCAGGCGATGATCCGCTGGGCCGACGAGCATCATCGCGCGATCTGCGCCGCGCGGCGTCATGCGCGAATGCAGGAGGGTGGGGTGAGTTGA